Sequence from the Ornithinimicrobium humiphilum genome:
CCACCCCAGGAGGAACCACCCGGTGATCGCTTCCGTCCGCGGCCCCGTCCGCCACGTCGGCCTGGACCACGTCATCGTCGAGGTCGGCGGGGTCGGGCTGCTCGTGCACACCACCCCGGCCACCGCCGCCGAGTGCCGCACCGGCACCGAGGTCACCCTCGAGACCACCCTCGTGGTGCGCGAGGAGTCGCTCACCCTCTACGGCTTCCGCGGCGCCGACGCCAAGGCGCTCTTCGAGCAGGTGCAGACGGTCTCCGGAGTCGGCCCGCGGCTCGCGCTGGCGATGCTGTCGGTGCACGCCCCCGACGTCGTCCGGCGGGCGCTGGCCCAGGGCGACCTGGCCACGCTGACCAAGGTGCCCGGCATCGGCAAGAAGTCGGCCGAGCGCCTCGTGCTCGAGCTCAAGGACAAGATCCTCGCCGTCGGGGTCGACCCGGCCGACCTGGCCGTGCGCCCCGACGATGCCCCCGCCGACGACGGCGTGCTCGGCCAGGTGCGCGAGGCCCTCGAGGGCCTCGGCTGGTCCTCGAAGCAGGCCGCCGACGCCGTCACCCGCGTGACCAAGGCCGACGACGCGCCCACCGGGGTCTCCGAGATCCTCCGCGCTGCCCTCCGGGAGCTCGGCCGATGAGCACCTGGGACGACGGCTCCCGCGAGATCGACGTCGACGAGGGCCCCACGAGCGGCCGCATCGTCGACGCCGGCTCCAGCGACGAGGAGCGCCGCGTCGAGGCCGCCCTGCGGCCGCGCCGGCTGGCCGACTTCCCGGGGCAGGGGCGCGTGCGCGACCAGCTCGGCCTGGTGCTCGAGGCAGCCCGTCGCCGGGCGGCCCCGCCCGACCACGTGCTGCTCTCCGGGCCGCCCGGGCTGGGCAAGACCACCCTGGCGATGATCATCGCGGGCGAGCTCGAGCAGCCCATCCGCATCACCAGCGGCCCCGCCATCCAGCACGCCGGCGACCTCGCCGCCGTGCTCTCCTCGCTCGTCGAGGGCGAGGTGCTCTTCCTCGACGAGATCCACCGCATGTCGCGCCCGGCCGAGGAGATGCTCTACCTGGCGATGGAGGACTTCCGCGTCGACGTCATCGTCGGCAAGGGACCCGGTGCGACCGCGATCCCGCTCGAGCTGCCGCCCTTCACCGTCGTGGGCGCCACCACCCGCGCCGGCCTGCTGCCGGCGCCGCTGCGCGACCGCTTCGGCTTCACCGGCCATCTCGACTACTACGACACCGCCGACCTGGTCACGATCCTCACGCGCAACGCCGAGCTGCTCGGCATCGAGGCCGACGCGCCGGGCATCGAGCAGATCGCCTCCCGCTCCCGCGGCACGCCCCGCATCGCCAACCGGCTGCTGCGCCGCGTCCGCGACTGGGCGCAGGTGCACGGCCACGGCCGGGTGGACGACGAGGCCGCCCGGGCCGCCCTCGAGCTCTTCGACGTCGACGCCATCGGCCTGGACCGTCTCGACCGGGCGGTCCTGGAGGCGCTGTGCACCCGTTTCGGCGGGGGGCCGGTCGGCCTGTCGACGCTGGCGGTGGCCGTGGGGGAGGAGCCCGACACCGTCGAGACCGTCGCCGAGCCCTATCTCGTGCGCGAGGGCTTCCTCATCCGCACGCCGCGCGGCCGGGCCGCCAGCCCCCGCGCCTGGGAGCATCTCGGGCTGACGCCGCCGCGCGACGCGGTGGCCGTGGCAGGGGCCTCCGGAGGCCGGCTGGGCCCGGAGGCCGAGCAGGCGTCCCTGCCCCTCGACGAACCCTCCGCGTAGGACCGCGTCGCAACACGGCATACCTGGTCTTTGGTGGCTGTCCCCGGCTCACCTAGACTCTCCCGTCGGTGCCCGCGTCATGACCGGCGCGGACCGGTGCCGCAGCCTGCTCGCGGCCCCACATCCCAGATGAGAAGGTTCAACGATGACGCCACTGGCCACCGCCGCACCCGCGTCGGGTGGGGGCCTGTCCACCATCCTGCTCCTCGCGCTTCCCTTCGCGGTGCTGCTCTACCTCATGTTCACGCAGCGCAAGCGCGCGCGGGCGGTCGCCGACGCGCAGGCCGGCCTCCAGGTCGGCCAGGAGGTCATGGCCGCGGCCGGGATCTTCGGCCGGATCTCCGCCATCGAGGGTGACGTGGTCCACCTCGAGGTCGCCCCCGGAGTGGTGGTGAGGGTGGCCCGCCGGGCCGTCGTGCCCGACGCCACCCCGGCCGCCGGCCCCGCTCAGCAGGGGGAGACCGCCTGATGTCGCTCTCCACCCAGGGTTCCCGCCGCGAGGAGGACCTGCCCGGCGCCTCGAGGACGAGCGGCCGCCGTCCCTCCGCGAGCACCGGCCGGTCGAGGAAGACCCGCCGCAACCCGCGCCTCCGCGGCCCCTACCGCACCCTCGTGACGCTGCTGGCCCTCACGATCGCCCTCTTCGCCGGCATCGGAGCCGCGCACCTCTGGGCGACCCCGCAGGCCGCGCTCACCCCGCAGCTGGGTCTCGACCTCGCCGGTGGCCGCCAGGTCGTCCTGGCGCCCGCGACCGACGACGGTGCCTCCATAGGCAACGACCAGCTCGACCAGGCCATCGACATCATCCGTCGCCGCGTCGACGGCACCGGCACCGCCGAGGCCGAGGTCACCCGCCTCGGGCAGAACATCTCCGTGGCCATCCCGGGCAACCCGACGCCGGCGCAGCTGGAGGCGCTCAGCCGCTCCTCGCAGATGTACTTCCGGCCCGTGCTCGTGGCCACCCCCGTCTACCCGCCCGGCGAGGAGCCCGCGACCCCGCGCGACCTGCCGCTGCCCCCCTCGGTCGTCGAGGACCTGCAGGCCCCGCAGGACGAGGCACCCGGCGACGACGCCGAGCAGACCGCGGAGAACCGCGGCGGCGAGGCCCCGGCCCCGGAGAACCGCGGCGGCGAGGCCCTCGCGGCCGGCGGCACCGACGACGCCTCCGAGACCTCCGCCCCGGCGGGCGAGGAGGAGCCGGCGGCCGAGGAGCCCCCGGCCGACCCCTCCGACCTCTCGCAGATCACCCCGGAGGTCCAGGAGGAGTTCGTCGCCTCCGAGTGCGGTGACGAGCTCGCCGACAAGGCATCCAAGGCCCCCAGCAACCAGCCCCTGGTCGTGTGCAACGCCGAGGGCACCGAGAAGTACATCCTCGGCCCGGCCGAGATCTCCGGTGCGGCGCTCGACGACGCGACCGCCTCCATGGAGCAGGTCTCCGGCGGCGCGGTCACCGGCCGCTGGCAGGTCGTCCTCACCTTTGACGACGAGGGCGGCCAGAAGTTCGCCGAGGTCACCACGCGCCTCATGGGCTACGAGCAGAACTCGGCGCAGAACCGCTTCGCGATGGTCCTCGACGGCATCGTCATCTCCGCCCCGACGGTCAACAGCGTCATCCCCAACGGGGTCGCCACCATCACCGGTGACTTCACCGTGGAGGAGGCCCAGACCCTGGCCAACCAGCTGAAGTTCGGTGCGCTGCCGCTGAGCTTCGACGTGCAGACCTCCGAGCAGATCAGCCCCACCCTCGGTGGCGAGCAGCTGCGCTGGGGCCTCATCGCCGGCGCCATCGGTCTGCTGCTGGTCTTCATCTACATGCTGATCCAGTACCACGCGCTCGGCTTCGTCGCGATCGCCTCGCTGATCGTGGCGGCGATCCTCGCCTACGGCGCGGTGACGCTGCTGGGCTGGGCGACGAACTTCCGCCTCACGATGGCCGGTGTCACCGGTCTGATCGTCTCGATCGGTATCACGGCGGACAGCTTCATCGTCTACTTCGAGCGCATCCGGGACGAGGTCCGTGCCGGCCGCCCGCTGCGCTACGCCGTCGACACCGGTTGGTCCCGCGCGCGGCAGACGATCATCATCTCCGACGTCGTCAACCTCATCGCCGCGGGCGTCCTCTACTTCCTGTCCGAGGCGGGCGTGAAGGCCTTCGCCTTCATGCTCGGCCTGACGACGGTGATGGACCTCGTGGTCGTCATGATGTTCACCCACCCGGTCGTGTCCATCCTGGCCAACACCCCGTTCTTCGGGGAGGGCCGCAAGTGGTCGGGCATGGAGCCCGAGCGTCTGGGAGCCAAGCGCTCGGCCTACCTGGGCCGCGGCCAGATCCGCGAGCCCGAGCCGGTGAGCACCGGACGCAGGCGTCATACCCGTGAGGAGCTGGAAGGTGGTGTGGTCTGATGTCGCGCTTCAGCCAGCTCGGTAACGACCTCTACTCGGGCAAGAAGTCCTACAACATCGTCGGACGCCGCAACCTGTTCTACGGCCTCTCGCTGGTGCTCCTCCTGGCCTCGCTGATCGGCGTCTTCGGGATGGGCATCAACTTCGGGATCGAGTTCCGCGGCGGCACCGAGCTCCGGGTGTCACAGGTCGCCGACATGGACGACTACGAGAGGCGCGCGGGCGATCTCGTCGACGCCGCCGTCCCGGGCCAGACCACGTCGGTCACCCGCATCGGCGACGGCACCGTCCGCGTCCAGACCGGTGAGATGGAGCAGCAGCAGGCCGAGGCCCTCCGCGCCGAGCTGGCCGAGGAGTTCTCGGTGCCCGTCGAGTCGGTGACCAGCTCGCTGGTCGGCCCCTCGTGGGGCCAGACCGTGACCGAGCGCGCAGCGATCGCCCTGGTGATCTTCCTGGTGCTCGTCACGGCCGTGCTCAGCGTCTACTTCCGCACCTGGAAGATGGCGGTCGCGGCCCTGGTCGCGCTGATCCACGACGTCGTCTTCACCGTCGGCATCTACGCGCTGCTGGGCATCGAGGTCTCGCCGGCCTCGGTCATCGGCTTCCTGACGATCCTGGGCTACTCGATCTACGACACCATCGTCGTCTTCGACAAGGTCCGCGAGAACACCGTCCACGCCTTCGACACCAGGCGCATGACCTATGCCGAGGCCGCCAACCTCGCGGTCAACCAGACGTTCGTCCGGTCGATCAACACCTCGGTCGTCGCGCTGCTGCCGGTCGCGGTCATCCTGCTCGTCGGTCTGACGATCATCGGCCCGGGCACGCTGGTCGACCTGTCGTGGGCGCTGTTCATCGGTATCGCGGTCGGCACCTACTCCTCGATCTTCATCGCCACCCCGCTGCTGGTGCACCTGCGCCAGGGCGAGGCCGAGATCCGCAAGCACGACGCGTCGGTCACCCGCCGTGCCGAGCGGGCGGCCCGCCGTGGGGGCAACGCTCCCGAGGCGGAGACCGACCCGGTGCTGGGCGAGGCGGACGTCGAGGGCGATCCGGCCGGCGTGAGCGCCACCCCGGCTCCGACCCAGGCCCAGCGCACCGCCCCCACCGGCCGCCAGCTGCACCCCTACGCCCAGCGCGGCCCGCGCAACCAGCCCAAGCGCAAGCGCCGGGACTGACCCCCGACCGGTAGGAGAAGACCATGAGGACCGAGCCGCAGGGCGCGGACCCGACGCTGGCCGACGACGTGCTGGCCGGGATGCGCGACATCCCGGACTTCCCGATCAACGGCGTGGTCTTCAAGGACTTCACCCCGATCCTGCTCGACCCGTCGCTGCGCGGGCGGATCGTGTCCGACACGGTCGCCCGCCAGCGCGGGCGGGTCGACGTCGTGGCCGGGATCGAGGCCCGCGGCTTCATCCTGGGCGCGATGATCGCCCACGAGCTCGGGGTGGGTTTCGTCCCGGTGCGCAAGGAGGGCAAGCTGCCCTCGGCGGTGCACAAGATGTCCTACGCCCTCGAGTACGGCACGGCGACCCTGGAGATCCACCAGGACGCCGTGTCCAACGGGGAGCGGGTGCTGGTCGTCGACGACGTGCTCGCCACCGGCGGCACCCTCGCCGCGACCTGCGACCTCATCGAGCAGTGCGGGGCCAGCGTGGCAGCCATCGAGCTGGTCCTGGAGATCGGCATGCTCGGCGGTCGCGACAAGCTCGGCGGCTACGACGTCCACTCCATCCTCACCGTCTGAGGTGGGTGCCGACGCACCGGCCGGGCCCGACCCGGCTGGTGCGCGGCATACCCAGTCGGTGCACCTATGATCTCGTCATGAGCGACACCGCGCCGAGCCCCTCCACCACCCGGTCGGGTGGCGGGCTCCGTCCGCGCTGGGCTCGCCTAGGGGGTCGGTCCTCCAGCAGCAACCCGGCGCTCGAGCCGCTGCTGCGCTCCGTGCGCGCCACCCACCCCAAGGCCGACCTCGGGCTGATCGAGCGCGCCTACGCCGTCGCGGCCAAGGCCCACCAGGGCCAGAAGCGCAAGAGCGGCGACGCCTACATCACCCACCCGCTGGCCGTCGCCACCATCCTGGCCGAGCTGGGCATGACCCCCTCGACCATCGCGGCGGCGCTGCTGCACGACACCGTCGAGGACACCTCCTACTCCCTCGATCAGCTGCGCGCCGACTTCGGCGACGAGATCGCGATGCTCGTCGACGGCGTGACCAAGCTCGACAAGATGACCTACGGCGACGCCGCGCAGGCCGAGACCGTCCGCAAGATGGTCGTCGCGATGGCGCGCGACATCCGGGTGCTGGTCATCAAGCTCGCCGACCGGCTGCACAACGCCCGCACGTGGCGCTACGTCTCGCCCGAGTCCGCCGCGCGCAAGGCCTCGGAGACGCTGGAGATCTACGCCCCGCTGGCGCACCGGCTGGGCATGAACACCATCAAGTGGGAGCTGGAGGACCTCGCGTTCGCCCAGCTCTACCCGAAGGTCTACGACGAGATCGTGCGGATGGTGGCCCAGCGCGCCCCGGCCCGCGAGGAGCTGCTCGCCAAGATCCGCGAGGAGATCTCCGAGGAGCTCAAGACCAACAAGATCCGCGCGACGATCACCGGGCGGCCCAAGCACTACTACTCGGTCTACCAGAAGATGATCGTGCGGGGGCACGACTTCGACAAGATCTACGACCTGGTGGGCGTGCGCGTGCTCGTCGACTCGATCCAGGAGTGCTACGCGGTGCTCGGTGCCCTGCACAGCCGGTGGAACCCGGTGCCGGGGCGCTTCAAGGACTACATCGCGATGCCCAAGTTCAACATGTACCAGTCGTTGCACACGACGGTCATCGGGCCCGAGGGCAAGCCGGTCGAGATCCAGATCCGCACCCACCAGATGCACCGCCGCGCCGAGTACGGCGTCGCCGCGCACTGGAAGTACAAGGAGCAGGGTCCGGACGGCACCAAGGCCGTCACCGGCTCCGACGGGGCACCCGGACCGCTCGAGGGTATGCAGTGGCTGCGCCAGCTCATCGACTGGCAGCGCGAGACCGCCGACCCCGGCGAGTTCCTCGACTCCCTGCGCTTCGAGATCGGCTCGGCCGAGGTCTACGTCTTCACGCCCGGCGGCGACGTCATGGCGCTGCCGGCGGGGGCGACCCCGGTCGACTTCGCCTACGCCGTCCACACCGAGGTCGGCCACAAGTGCGTCGGCGGGCGCGTCAACGGCAAGCTCGTGCCGCTCGACTCCGAGCTCTCCAACGGCGACACCGTCGAGATCATCACGAGCAAGGCCGAGGACGCCGGACCCAGCCGCGACTGGCTGACGTTCGTCAAGAGCGCGCGGGCCCGCAACAAGATCCGGCAGTGGTTCACGCGCGAGCGGCGCGAGGAGGCCATCGAGTCCGGCAAGGACCAGATCGCCAAGGTGCTGCGCAAGCAGAACCAGCCGCTCCAGCGCCTGATGTCGCACGACACGCTCATGGCCGTCGCCCAGGAGCTCAGCTACAAGGACATCGATGGGCTGTTCGCCGCGGTGGGGGAGCGCCACATCTCGGCCCAGCACGTCGTGGGCCAGCTCGTGGCGACGCTGGGCGGCGAGGACGGCGCCGAGGAGGACCTCGCCGAGGCCACCACGCCGCCGCGACGCGGCCGGGTCCAGCAGGCCGACCCGGGCGTCACCGTCGTCGGCACCGACGACGTGTGGGTCAAGCTGGCCAAGTGCTGCACCCCGGTGCCGGGCGACCCGATCATGGGCTTCGTCACCCACGGTCGCGGCGTCTCCGTGCACCGCACCGACTGCACCAACGCCGAGCAGCTCAAGGAGCGGCACTCCGAGCGCATCATCCCGGTCGCCTGGGCTCCCACCGCCTCGAGCCTGTTCCTGGTCAACCTGCAGGTCGAGGCGCTCGACCGGCCACGCCTGCTGTCGGACATCACGCACGTGCTCTCCGACCAGCACGTCAACATCCTGTCGGCCTCGGTGCAGACCGGCCGCGACCGGGTCGCGCTGTCGAAGTTCACCTTCGAGATGGCCGACCCGAGCCACCTGCAGTCGGTCATCCGGGCCGTCCGCCAGGTGTCCGGCGTGCTCGACGCCTACCGCGTCACGGGCACGGCGAGCACCGACCCGCACCGGCGCCGGTCCGCCGAGTCCAGTCGCTCTGCGACCGCCTGAGGCGGGCGCACGGCATACCCCTGGAAGGGCGGGGCACCCGGACGAGCCGGGCGGCCCTCAGCGCTCGGGGGAGAGGAAGGCCGCCAGGGCCGCGGCGTAGGCCGCCTGGTCCAGCGTGCCGCAGATCTCGCGCGTCGAGTGCATCGAGAGCATCGGGGCGCCGAAGTCGACCGTCGTGGCGCCGGTGAGCGCCGAGGTCATCGGGCCCACCGTCGACCCGCAGGGCAGGTCGGAGCGGGTCACGAAGGTCTGCATCGGCACGCCCGCCTGCTCGCAGGCCAGCGCGAAGGCCGCGGCACCGAGCGAGTCGGTCGCGTAGCGGAGGTTGGTGTTGACCTTGAGCACCGGGCCGCCGTTGATCGCGATCGTGTGCTCGGGCTCGTGCCGCTCGGCGTAGTTGGGGTGCGTGGCGTGCGCCATGTCGCCCGAGGCGATCACGGAGCCGGCCAGCGCCCGCCAGACGTCGTCGCGGGTGCCGCCGGCGGCGAGCACGATGCGCTCGATCCAGGACGGCAGGAAGGTCGACTGCGCCCCGCGCTCGGAGGTGCTGCCGACCTCCTCGTGGTCGAAGAGGACGATCAGCGGGATGAGGGGGGCTCCGTCCGCGGGGTGATCGACGACCTCGAGCAGGGCGCGCACCGCGGCATAGCTCGTGGCCAGGTTGTCCAGGCGCGCGGAGGCGAGCAGCTCGCGCTCGGTGCCGACGAGGCGGGCCGGCGTGAGGTCGTGGGTCATGGCGTCGAAGGCGAGCAGGTCGGCCGGCGCGACGTGCACCTGCTGGGCGAGCCACTCCCGGAAGGAGCGGCGCTCCAGGCCCAGGCCCCAGTGCGGGGCGAGGTGCTGCTGGTCGTTGAGGACCAGGCCCTCGGACCGGACCGTGCGGTCCAGGTGGATGGCCAGCTGGGAGACCCGCAGGACCGGGTCGTCGGTGCGGAACAGCCGCGCCGAGTAGCCACCCGGCGCCGAGCTGTCGCGGACGGTGACCCGGCCCGACAGGCCCAGGTCGCGGTCCAGCCAGGAGTTGGTCAGCGCCCCGCCGTAGACCTCCACGCCCAGCATCTGCCAGCCGGCCCGGACCCAGTCGGGGCGCGGCTTGATGCGCAGGTTGGGGGAGTCGGTGTGCGCACCCACGACCCGGAAGGGGGTCGCGGGCGGCAGCGGGGCGCCGTCGCCGGCCTCGGCCGTGGACCACGCCAGCAGCGATCCGCCGCGGCGGACCACGTAGCGGCCCGGTGCGGCCGGGGCCGGGTCGGTCTCGGCCACCTCGACGAAGCCGGCCGCGCGGAGCAGCGCGGCGGCGGAGTCGACGGCGTGGAAGGGGGAGGGGGAGGCGTCCAGATAGGCGCACAGCCCCTCCGCCACGTCCGCGACGCGGGTGGCCAGACCGGCGGGGTCGGTCACGACAGGTTGCCCCGCGCGGACTCGAGCCAGAGGCGCTTGGTCTCCAGCTCGGACTCGAGCGTGGCGACCTTGCGGTCGTCACCGGCGGCCCGGGCCGCCGCGAGGTCGGACTCCAGACCCTGGACGGCGCGCTCGAGCTGGTCGACGAGCGACCGGGCACGGGCGGCCAGCTCGGGGTCGGTGCGACGCCACTGGTTGTCCTCGAGCTCGCGGACCTTCTGCTCGACGGCGCGCAGGCGGCCCTCGACGCGGCGCAGGTCGTTGCGCGGCACCTTGCCGGCGGCGTCCCAGCGCTCCTGGATGCGCCGCAGCTCGGCCTTGGCGGACTCGAGGTGCTCCTCGTCGATCGTCAGCGCCTCGGCCTCGACCAGCAGCGCCTCCTTGACCTTGAGGTTCTCGGCGAACTCCGCCTCCTCGGCGGCGACGACCTCGTCCTTGGCGTTGAAGAAGGCGTCCTGCGCCGCCTTGAAGCGCGTCCACAGGGCGTCGTCGTCGGCGCGGGCGGCCCGACCGGCACGCTTCCACTCCTGCATGAGGCGCTTGAAGGCACCGGCGGTGGGGCCCCAGTCGGTGCTGGTGGCCAGCGCCTCGGCCTCGCGGACGAGCTGCTCCTTGACGGCCTTGGCCTGACCGTGCTGCTCGTCGAGCTGGGCGAACCAGGTCTTGCGCTTCTTGTCGAAGGCGGTCCGCGCGTGGCTGAACCGCTTCCACATCTCGTTCTCGACGTCCTTGTCCAGGCGCGGGCCGGACCGCTGGTGGGCCTTCCACTCGTCGAGGAGCTCGCGGACGCGGGTCGAGGCCTGCTTCCACTGCACCTTGGCGGGGTCGGCGGCGGCGAGGCCCTCGGCCTCGGCGACGAGCTTCTCGCGCTCGACGGTGGCCTCCGCCTTCGCCTTGGCGCGCTGCTCGGCCTCGACGGCGGACTTGGCGGCGACG
This genomic interval carries:
- the ruvA gene encoding Holliday junction branch migration protein RuvA, with product MIASVRGPVRHVGLDHVIVEVGGVGLLVHTTPATAAECRTGTEVTLETTLVVREESLTLYGFRGADAKALFEQVQTVSGVGPRLALAMLSVHAPDVVRRALAQGDLATLTKVPGIGKKSAERLVLELKDKILAVGVDPADLAVRPDDAPADDGVLGQVREALEGLGWSSKQAADAVTRVTKADDAPTGVSEILRAALRELGR
- the ruvB gene encoding Holliday junction branch migration DNA helicase RuvB, with translation MSTWDDGSREIDVDEGPTSGRIVDAGSSDEERRVEAALRPRRLADFPGQGRVRDQLGLVLEAARRRAAPPDHVLLSGPPGLGKTTLAMIIAGELEQPIRITSGPAIQHAGDLAAVLSSLVEGEVLFLDEIHRMSRPAEEMLYLAMEDFRVDVIVGKGPGATAIPLELPPFTVVGATTRAGLLPAPLRDRFGFTGHLDYYDTADLVTILTRNAELLGIEADAPGIEQIASRSRGTPRIANRLLRRVRDWAQVHGHGRVDDEAARAALELFDVDAIGLDRLDRAVLEALCTRFGGGPVGLSTLAVAVGEEPDTVETVAEPYLVREGFLIRTPRGRAASPRAWEHLGLTPPRDAVAVAGASGGRLGPEAEQASLPLDEPSA
- the yajC gene encoding preprotein translocase subunit YajC, which translates into the protein MTPLATAAPASGGGLSTILLLALPFAVLLYLMFTQRKRARAVADAQAGLQVGQEVMAAAGIFGRISAIEGDVVHLEVAPGVVVRVARRAVVPDATPAAGPAQQGETA
- the secD gene encoding protein translocase subunit SecD yields the protein MSLSTQGSRREEDLPGASRTSGRRPSASTGRSRKTRRNPRLRGPYRTLVTLLALTIALFAGIGAAHLWATPQAALTPQLGLDLAGGRQVVLAPATDDGASIGNDQLDQAIDIIRRRVDGTGTAEAEVTRLGQNISVAIPGNPTPAQLEALSRSSQMYFRPVLVATPVYPPGEEPATPRDLPLPPSVVEDLQAPQDEAPGDDAEQTAENRGGEAPAPENRGGEALAAGGTDDASETSAPAGEEEPAAEEPPADPSDLSQITPEVQEEFVASECGDELADKASKAPSNQPLVVCNAEGTEKYILGPAEISGAALDDATASMEQVSGGAVTGRWQVVLTFDDEGGQKFAEVTTRLMGYEQNSAQNRFAMVLDGIVISAPTVNSVIPNGVATITGDFTVEEAQTLANQLKFGALPLSFDVQTSEQISPTLGGEQLRWGLIAGAIGLLLVFIYMLIQYHALGFVAIASLIVAAILAYGAVTLLGWATNFRLTMAGVTGLIVSIGITADSFIVYFERIRDEVRAGRPLRYAVDTGWSRARQTIIISDVVNLIAAGVLYFLSEAGVKAFAFMLGLTTVMDLVVVMMFTHPVVSILANTPFFGEGRKWSGMEPERLGAKRSAYLGRGQIREPEPVSTGRRRHTREELEGGVV
- the secF gene encoding protein translocase subunit SecF, translating into MSRFSQLGNDLYSGKKSYNIVGRRNLFYGLSLVLLLASLIGVFGMGINFGIEFRGGTELRVSQVADMDDYERRAGDLVDAAVPGQTTSVTRIGDGTVRVQTGEMEQQQAEALRAELAEEFSVPVESVTSSLVGPSWGQTVTERAAIALVIFLVLVTAVLSVYFRTWKMAVAALVALIHDVVFTVGIYALLGIEVSPASVIGFLTILGYSIYDTIVVFDKVRENTVHAFDTRRMTYAEAANLAVNQTFVRSINTSVVALLPVAVILLVGLTIIGPGTLVDLSWALFIGIAVGTYSSIFIATPLLVHLRQGEAEIRKHDASVTRRAERAARRGGNAPEAETDPVLGEADVEGDPAGVSATPAPTQAQRTAPTGRQLHPYAQRGPRNQPKRKRRD
- a CDS encoding adenine phosphoribosyltransferase → MRTEPQGADPTLADDVLAGMRDIPDFPINGVVFKDFTPILLDPSLRGRIVSDTVARQRGRVDVVAGIEARGFILGAMIAHELGVGFVPVRKEGKLPSAVHKMSYALEYGTATLEIHQDAVSNGERVLVVDDVLATGGTLAATCDLIEQCGASVAAIELVLEIGMLGGRDKLGGYDVHSILTV
- a CDS encoding RelA/SpoT family protein, whose protein sequence is MSDTAPSPSTTRSGGGLRPRWARLGGRSSSSNPALEPLLRSVRATHPKADLGLIERAYAVAAKAHQGQKRKSGDAYITHPLAVATILAELGMTPSTIAAALLHDTVEDTSYSLDQLRADFGDEIAMLVDGVTKLDKMTYGDAAQAETVRKMVVAMARDIRVLVIKLADRLHNARTWRYVSPESAARKASETLEIYAPLAHRLGMNTIKWELEDLAFAQLYPKVYDEIVRMVAQRAPAREELLAKIREEISEELKTNKIRATITGRPKHYYSVYQKMIVRGHDFDKIYDLVGVRVLVDSIQECYAVLGALHSRWNPVPGRFKDYIAMPKFNMYQSLHTTVIGPEGKPVEIQIRTHQMHRRAEYGVAAHWKYKEQGPDGTKAVTGSDGAPGPLEGMQWLRQLIDWQRETADPGEFLDSLRFEIGSAEVYVFTPGGDVMALPAGATPVDFAYAVHTEVGHKCVGGRVNGKLVPLDSELSNGDTVEIITSKAEDAGPSRDWLTFVKSARARNKIRQWFTRERREEAIESGKDQIAKVLRKQNQPLQRLMSHDTLMAVAQELSYKDIDGLFAAVGERHISAQHVVGQLVATLGGEDGAEEDLAEATTPPRRGRVQQADPGVTVVGTDDVWVKLAKCCTPVPGDPIMGFVTHGRGVSVHRTDCTNAEQLKERHSERIIPVAWAPTASSLFLVNLQVEALDRPRLLSDITHVLSDQHVNILSASVQTGRDRVALSKFTFEMADPSHLQSVIRAVRQVSGVLDAYRVTGTASTDPHRRRSAESSRSATA
- a CDS encoding M18 family aminopeptidase, encoding MTDPAGLATRVADVAEGLCAYLDASPSPFHAVDSAAALLRAAGFVEVAETDPAPAAPGRYVVRRGGSLLAWSTAEAGDGAPLPPATPFRVVGAHTDSPNLRIKPRPDWVRAGWQMLGVEVYGGALTNSWLDRDLGLSGRVTVRDSSAPGGYSARLFRTDDPVLRVSQLAIHLDRTVRSEGLVLNDQQHLAPHWGLGLERRSFREWLAQQVHVAPADLLAFDAMTHDLTPARLVGTERELLASARLDNLATSYAAVRALLEVVDHPADGAPLIPLIVLFDHEEVGSTSERGAQSTFLPSWIERIVLAAGGTRDDVWRALAGSVIASGDMAHATHPNYAERHEPEHTIAINGGPVLKVNTNLRYATDSLGAAAFALACEQAGVPMQTFVTRSDLPCGSTVGPMTSALTGATTVDFGAPMLSMHSTREICGTLDQAAYAAALAAFLSPER
- a CDS encoding DUF349 domain-containing protein produces the protein MSEQTPSPVPTPPSPAMLASRKPAVPRPAAPASEPAAEAPAAAETPAVAPSESVKHGRVGEDGTVYVILADGSERAVGSYPDATPEEALAYFARKYDELVASADLLAQRLAHTDVSAHDARQSLAHLKEQIGEAHVVGDIAALEATVSSLEESVAAKSAVEAEQRAKAKAEATVEREKLVAEAEGLAAADPAKVQWKQASTRVRELLDEWKAHQRSGPRLDKDVENEMWKRFSHARTAFDKKRKTWFAQLDEQHGQAKAVKEQLVREAEALATSTDWGPTAGAFKRLMQEWKRAGRAARADDDALWTRFKAAQDAFFNAKDEVVAAEEAEFAENLKVKEALLVEAEALTIDEEHLESAKAELRRIQERWDAAGKVPRNDLRRVEGRLRAVEQKVRELEDNQWRRTDPELAARARSLVDQLERAVQGLESDLAAARAAGDDRKVATLESELETKRLWLESARGNLS